The window CGGCTCTCGGCCCTGGTGGTTTGAACCGGAAACGTGCGGGCTTCGAAGTTCGCGACGTGCACATTTCGCACTACGGTCGTATCTGCCCGATTGAGACTCCCGAAGGTACGAACATTGGTCTGATCAGCTCGTTGGCAATTTATGCTGGCGTCGACGATTACGGATTCCTTTGCACACCTTTCCGCAAAGTCATCGACGGCAAAATCAGCGACGAAACCGTTTGGTTGCGTGCCGATGAGGAAGGCGAATCCTACGTTGCACCTGCTGACACCGAAGTCAAAGACGGTGCCCTGGTTCCCGGCCCCAACATGATCGCTCGTTTCCGCAGTGACTTCGAGATCGTCATGCCGGAGCAAGTGTCCTTCATGGACGTGGCTCCCGCTCAGATGGTCGGTGTCTCTGCTGGCTTGATTCCTTTCCTGGAGCACGATGATGCAAACCGTGCTTTGATGGGATCGAACATGCAGCGGCAAGCCGTGCCATTGTTGGTCACCGAGCCGCCAATTGTCGGCACCGGGATGGAACGCGAAGTTGCAAAGAACAGTGCGATGGTCGTGCGTGCTCGCCGTGCGGGCAAAGTGACCTACGCAGATGCGACTCGTATCGAAATCGGTAGCGATCACTACCCACTGAAAAAGTACCAAGGGCTCAACGAACGAACCTGCCAAAACCAAAAGCCACTCATCACGGTTGGTGACAAGGTCGAAAAAGGCCAAATCATCGCCGACGGTGCAGCCACCCAAAAAGGTGAACTGGCTCTCGGACGAAACGTCTTGGTCGGCTTCATGTCGTTCGACGGATTCAACTACGAGGATGCGATCATCATCAGCGAAGAGCTGGTGCGAAATGACACGTACACCTCGATCCACATCGAAGACTTCGACGTCGAAATTCGCGAAACCAAATTGGGTCGCGAAGAATTCACGCGAGACATCCCGAACGTATCCGAGAAAGCACTTCGTAACTTGGACGACACCGGGATCGTTCAAACGGGAACTTACGTGAAGCCAGGCGATATTCTGGTCGGCAAGGTTTCACCAAAGAGCAAGACGGAACTGACGCCGGAAGAAAAGCTCCTTCACGCGATTTTCGGTCGTGCTGGTGAAGACGTGAAGAACGATTCGTTGGAAGTGCCATCGGGCATCGAAGGCATCGTCATCGACACGCAGAAGTTCAGCCGCCGGATGAGTCTCGGCGAAGACGAGCGAAAGGCGTTCGAACGCGAACTGAAGCAACACGAAACCGAAGGCAATGAAGAAATTGCCAGCACGTTTGAGTCGTTGATTCGTGACATGGAAGAGGCTTCCGGCGTCAAGCTGAAAGACTCGACCGGCACACCTTTGGCCGACGGACAAGATCCTAAGTTTGTTGCTGAACGTGCAACCAGCTTCCGATTGGAACTCGTCCTCGAGCAAATCGAAGACGAAGAGAAACGCAAAGCTGCCGAGAAGGTTCACCAAACTCAATGGCAAAACGTCGAGCAAGCCATCGACGAGCGTGATCGCAAACTGAACAGCATGAAACGCGGCGATGAACTTCGCTCGGGCGTGCTGCAGATGGTCAAGATCTACATCGCGACCAAGCGTACGATCAGCGTCGGTGACAAGATGGCGGGACGTCACGGTAACAAGGGTGTGATCGCCAAGATCCTGCCGATCGAAGACATGCCGTTCTTGCCGGATGGAACTCCAATTCAAATCATGCTCAACCCGCTGGGAGTTCCCAGCCGGATGAACGTGGGTCAGATTTTGGAAACTCACCTGGGTTGGGCGGGAGCCAAGCTTGGATTCCAAGCACTCACGCCAATCTTCGATGGTGCCAGCGAATCGGAAATCAATGACTGCTTGGCGGAAGCCGGTTTGCCAGCTCACGGTAAGATCCGTTTGACCGATGGTCGAACCGGTGAGCCGATGGAGCAGGAAACCACCGTGGGCTACATCTACATGCTGAAGCTTCACCACTTGGTTGACGACAAGGTCCACGCACGCAGCACCGGACCTTACTCGTTGATCACTCAGCAACCTCTTGGCGGAAAGGCTCGCTTCGGCGGTCAACGCTTCGGAGAAATGGAAGTTTGGGCACTCGAAGCATATGGTGCCGCTTACATTCTCCAGGAACTGCTGACGGTGAAATCCGACGATGTCGAAGGTCGAACCAAGATCTATGAATCGATGGTCAAGGGAGAAAACACTCTCGAGGCCGGCACACCTGCCAGCTTCGACGTGTTGACCAACGAAATTCGTGGTCTGGCCCTGAACATGCAACTCGAGAAACGGCCGATCTAAGGAAGCCAATTACCGCCAGCGTTGAGTTGGCGGCTTTGGTTGTTCGGGCCGGCATCACGCCGGCCTGGACGGGGCGAACGCGAGAC of the Rhodopirellula baltica SH 1 genome contains:
- the rpoB gene encoding DNA-directed RNA polymerase subunit beta; the protein is MATTTQRRLEPTSIRKFGTGLGQFDLPDLTALQTVSYAAFLQEDAASNARKDHGLESVLREIFPIASYDGNTTLEYLYYELGKPRYTIQECRQLRLTYGRPLRIWLRLNREEPIEEEVYLGDLPIMLGGGEFIINGAERVVVSQLHRSPGVDFVLEQDTTTDRKLPSCRVIPERGSWIEVNVTKKDALTVRIDQSGKFAATMLLRAMDPKYSTDADLLSAFYETGTIKVNGGKDATKIENKIAVDDVVYPSGHERAGEIIVEAGYKITTELSETICNAGVTSVEAMDLPKVPLIFNTLADDNTASHEEALLRIYQRLRPGNPPQLEKARTLFQEKFYDDNRYRLGKVGRFRLNRKLGLGVEETVMTLRPDDMIAAIRYLIDLFDADSGAEIDDIDHLGNRRLRTIDELASEELRKGFLKLRRTVQERMSVKDAQDMTPRSLINPKSVSAAIDFFFGRGELSQVVDQTNPLSQLAHERRLSALGPGGLNRKRAGFEVRDVHISHYGRICPIETPEGTNIGLISSLAIYAGVDDYGFLCTPFRKVIDGKISDETVWLRADEEGESYVAPADTEVKDGALVPGPNMIARFRSDFEIVMPEQVSFMDVAPAQMVGVSAGLIPFLEHDDANRALMGSNMQRQAVPLLVTEPPIVGTGMEREVAKNSAMVVRARRAGKVTYADATRIEIGSDHYPLKKYQGLNERTCQNQKPLITVGDKVEKGQIIADGAATQKGELALGRNVLVGFMSFDGFNYEDAIIISEELVRNDTYTSIHIEDFDVEIRETKLGREEFTRDIPNVSEKALRNLDDTGIVQTGTYVKPGDILVGKVSPKSKTELTPEEKLLHAIFGRAGEDVKNDSLEVPSGIEGIVIDTQKFSRRMSLGEDERKAFERELKQHETEGNEEIASTFESLIRDMEEASGVKLKDSTGTPLADGQDPKFVAERATSFRLELVLEQIEDEEKRKAAEKVHQTQWQNVEQAIDERDRKLNSMKRGDELRSGVLQMVKIYIATKRTISVGDKMAGRHGNKGVIAKILPIEDMPFLPDGTPIQIMLNPLGVPSRMNVGQILETHLGWAGAKLGFQALTPIFDGASESEINDCLAEAGLPAHGKIRLTDGRTGEPMEQETTVGYIYMLKLHHLVDDKVHARSTGPYSLITQQPLGGKARFGGQRFGEMEVWALEAYGAAYILQELLTVKSDDVEGRTKIYESMVKGENTLEAGTPASFDVLTNEIRGLALNMQLEKRPI